DNA from Coffea arabica cultivar ET-39 chromosome 10c, Coffea Arabica ET-39 HiFi, whole genome shotgun sequence:
CACCTTTAGGGGTGACTTGGATGACCCCTGGTCCAGGTGGGTGGTGAATGCGATGCGACAGTATAGAGCGGTGCCAGTCTCCTGGAAGAGGCCTCCGTTGCAGTGGGTTACACTCAATACGGATGCAAGTGTCAGCCAGGCCCGTGCTTATGGGCGAGGGTTGTTGCGAGACTCGGATGGCAGGCTTATCTTCGCGTTCTACAAGGAGTTGGGGGAGTTGGACGTTCTAGCGGCAGAAAGCTCCTCACTGTTGTATGGGCTTCAACGGTGTATGCAAGGACTCCAAGGGCGGCTGATGGTGCGGGTGGACTCGGAAAGCCTGGTTAGCTTGCTCAGGTCAACAGCTATCACCAAGTGGCCGCTATGCAACACGATCAGACACATACGTGTGTTGCTCCTTGATCTCTCTGCTTTGGTCCAGCACATCTTTAGGGAGGCGAATTCCGCAGCAGACATGATGTCTAAGCTGCGCCCTTCACCAGATTTCTTTTGCACCTCGCAACAACAGCTTCGGGGGAGGATTCGGGCGGCTCTGAGTCTTGATAGTCGAGAGCTGTGTTATTTACGTATGTAGATAGACAACGGATAGGCTCTCAATGTGGGGGGTTACTCGAATTCTTGTAATGTTTCTGGTTTTTTTAATAAAGGAAGACACTGGTTttcctggaaaaaaaaaaaaaaacaaagaccTCATAGTCATAGTCATCGTGTCGCTAATATCACCTGACTAATTTTG
Protein-coding regions in this window:
- the LOC140015956 gene encoding uncharacterized protein, with product MEQFVEQLVRARRLSGATFRGDLDDPWSRWVVNAMRQYRAVPVSWKRPPLQWVTLNTDASVSQARAYGRGLLRDSDGRLIFAFYKELGELDVLAAESSSLLYGLQRCMQGLQGRLMVRVDSESLVSLLRSTAITKWPLCNTIRHIRVLLLDLSALVQHIFREANSAADMMSKLRPSPDFFCTSQQQLRGRIRAALSLDSRELCYLRM